AATGAATATAAATTTCCCGGATTAAAGGACAGACATCCAGACTGCATATGATCCTATAACCATTATGACAAGAATTACTATCAGAATTTTATAGAGGCATGATTTACATATCCCAAAGATCAGGTCGTCCTTTCCGGATTTGCATGCACGGCATGAACCTCCGGATACTGCTTTGGGATATTCGGTTTTGTAGACTTTTGCAATTTTTTCATGAAGATTAGGCGAATTATGAATCCTGTGCCAGTCTTCATCACTCATCCCCAGAAAAAGGTCGCATTCGTGGCATTTTACCCATACTTCGTTATCAGAGGGTTTTTCTACATATAATCCGGTCTTCCCGCACTTTGGGCATGGAACTTCACTTAAAACCATAATTTTAAACAGGCAGATTACTAATTAACCCTTTTCATCTGAAATTCAGCCGGATCAGCACATATTAAAGATAATTAAGAGAGATAATTTATTCAGGACGGTATCATTACAGAAAGATCCGGGCAGGATAATGCAGATGAGACCAGAGAAAACCGCCCATATCATTATGGGTAATCACCCGGAGAATCCATGACTTTTTTCTTCAGAAAGGTTCAACAGATTTATAATGAAAATATTCCGGATATCAGTACTGCTGTCCCTTCTTCTGATAATTTCCCTCTTTGCAGGATGTACAGGAGAAAACAGCGGCGATTCAGAAATATCAGGGTACATTGAATCCCTTAAATCAGGCACACAGGAAGATAAGAAGAAGGCAGCAGAGGCTCTTGCAGAGAGAGGAGAGGCTGCAATACCACAGTTGAGTGCCGTTCTCACATCTGAAGATAAACAGTCGGCAACATGGGCTGCTGTAGCTCTCACCAGGATGGGCGAAATTTCAGTTGAACCTATGATCGGACTGCTCTCATCAGGAGATGAAAATCAGCGCGAATGGGCAGTAAATATCCTGGCATGTATAGGTGAGCCGGCATATCAGCCATTAATTGATGTTCTTAACACCGGAAATCAGGAAGAGACTGAAGGTGCTTCACTTGCACTTATTAAAATCGGCGGCCCCGCACTGCCTCTGCTCTCACTTGAACTGAACACAAATCCGGATGCAAACCTCGCGGAGATCGACTCAGTAATAAGATCCATTTATGCAACAGCCGGCCTTCAGGAGAGACTTGCGAACACAACGGCATCGGATTTGGCATCCGGAGATAGAACAGTATAACAACTATAAAACACCAGATTCATAATAAGGGACACATAAATGAAAATAACAATACTTACTGAAAATTCAGTCATATTTGCATCCCCTTTCTCCGGAGAACACGGATTCTCAGCACTGGTTGAAGATGGGGAGAAAAAAATACTCTTCGATACCGGAAAAACCGATTTATTTGCAAAAAATGCTGAGAAGATGGATATTGACGTCTTTGAACCTGAGATTATTGCATTCTCACACGGCCACTATGACCACACAGGCGGGATTCTGCATATGATTCACACCCTTCAGGACGCTGAAACAGGTACAGAAGAAGGCCGTCAGGCTTCAGATGAAAATAATAAGACTGAGATTGTTGCGCACCCGGAGTTTTTCAGGAAGAGGTATGCAAGAGAGGAAGATCATCTCAGATATATCGGAAATCCGTTCACAAGAGAGGACCTGGAGAAGCATTTCAGAATAACACTTACTGCAAAACCTGTAAAACTCTCCGAAAATGTCGTCTTCCTCGGCGAGATCAGACGTATTTTTGACTTTGAAGACCCTGGAGACTGGTCGGTGTACCCGGATGAGACAGGCGATAAAGGATTTACCGTTGATACTATTCCGGATGACACAGCCCTTGCATTAAGGACAGATAAAGGTATATTTGTCCTCACCGGATGTTCGCATTCGGGAATCTGCTCAATTGTTGAGCAGGCGAAGACGGCATTTGGAGAAGAGCAGGAGATAATCGGAATCATGGGCGGACTTCACCTGGCAGGACTGCCTGATGAGAAGATAAAAAAGACAGGAGAATATCTCAGGGATAATGTCAGAGGCAGGATATACCCCGGACACTGCACAGGTTTTGACGAAATACTTAAGCTCTCCAAGTACTGTGATACAGGATATTCCGGAGTTGGGATTGTCCTTGATCTGGACAGTCCGGATTTGCAGGATTAAAAAATAAAACCTGCCACTTCCAACTCTCCTAAACTCCGGAGAAGCAGACATATTATATATATTTTTGAAATCAGAATAAATTTAATGGATAAAGACAGATCTTCTGAACCAAACCGGATGTGCAGTCTGGCGATAACCCTTCTTTTAGCCTCTGCGGCTGTTATGGCTGCGGGCTGTATATCAAACAGCAGTGACAGCACGATATGGAAAGACGCTCCGGATGTGAATATAAATACAGAAGGAACAGTCACTTATGTTGACCTTGAAGGAGGATTTTACGGTATTGTGGCAAAGGACGGCACCAGATATTACCCCTTAAATCTTGGGGAGAATATGCAGAAAGACGGGCTTAAAGTGAGATTCCTTGCAGACACGAAGGACGATATAATGACAGTGCAGCAGTGGGGAATTCCGGTCGAGATCGTCAATATAAAAGAGATATGATTCTGATTTATCCATAACCTCCAGAATTTATAAAAATATGCTCCAAATCACCGGCATACAATCGGTCTGTGACCTATGAAAACTGGCTGGTAAATTACAGGAAGCAATGAAAAAGATGAAGACCAAAAGAGGCACAGCAAAGGGACTGCCTGATGTCAGCCTCCGGGAGTATGGATATGTATCATAAAGATTTTTTTGACCTGGATTCCCTTAAGGAAGGTTTTGACGTTGAACTAAAAACCGCACTGGGAAGGGACAAAAAAGGAGCAGTTCCCGAATCCTTCTGGGAGACCTATTCTGCAATGGCAAATACCAGTGGAGGCATTATAATTCTTGGAGCACAGGAAAAAGATGAATCTGTTGTATATCATAATTTGCCAAAATACGGACAGATGATTCAGGACATCTGGAATAATCTTAACAATCCAAAAAAAGTGAGTGTGAACATACTCCAGAACAGGAACATTAAACCCAAAACATATGAGGGGAAAAATATCATTGTAGTCACAGTACCTCAGGCCTCGCGAAAACAGCGTCCGGTATATATCGGAACTAACCCACTTGAAGGGACATACCAAAGGCAAAACGAGGGAGATTACAGGTGCCAGCCCGAACTGGTTAAACAGATGCTCGGTGAGCAGGCAAATGACACCAGAGATGCCGTTATTCTTGAAAACTTTACTATTGATGATATAGATAAAGAATCATATCGTATATACCGCCAGCAGTTCTCGAATCTCAAACCAAATCACCCGTTTAATGAATGTGATGAGAAAGAATTTCTGCGCCAGATCGGTGGATGGAAAAGGAACCGCCAGAATGGAAAAGAAGGACTCACCCTTGCAGGACTCTTAATGTTTGGCAAATTCCGTTCAATTCTTGATGCAGTTCCCAATTATATTGTAGATTATCAGGAAAGGGAAAACACCGATACACGGTGGGTTGACAGAATCACTCTGGATGGATCGTGGTCCGGGTGCCTGTATGATTTTTACCGGACAGTTATGAAAAAACTGTCAGCTGATCTTAAAGTACCCTTTAAGCTGAACGGGGATGAAAGAATCGAGGATACACCGGTTCATGAGGCACTGCGTGAAGCTCTGGTAAATACGATTATTCATGCTGATTATTCCGGAAACTGCTCATTACTTGTTGTGAAACGCCCGGATCTTTTTGGATTCAGGAATCCCGGACTTATGAGGATTCCCAAACCGGAAGCAATTCGCGGAGGGATCAGTGACTGCCGCAACCGGAATCTGCAGAAGATGTTTCAGTTCATTGGTCTTGGTGAGCAGGCAGGGTCCGGATTCCCAAAGATATATCAGAACTGGCAAATGCAGCACTGGCGTGAACCAATGCTTGAAGAGAGGCATGGGAGCAACCAGACAGTATTCATCCTGAAGATGACAAGCCTCCTCCCGGAAGAGGTTTTAGGTGCACTAAAAAGTGAATTTGGGGAATCATTCAGAGATTTGGTAAATGTTGAGCGCCTTGCGATGGTAACTGCATATTCTGAGGGTTGCGTAAATCACAGCAGGCTAAAAGAGCTGAGCAGAGAGCACCCGCATGACATAACCATCTCACTCCATAACCTGGTGAAACAGGGACTACTGGCGAGTGAGGGTTCGGGAAGGAATACATTTTATTACATTCCAGGAAGACACCCAATGGGAGATGAAATTTTCGGAGGAGAAATATGCCCAAAATATAGCTCCGAGCATTTGGATAACAGCTCCGAGCATTTGGATAACAGCTCCGAGCATTTGGATAACAGCTCCGAGCATTTGGATAACAGCTCCGAGCATTTGGATAACAGCTCCGAGCATTTGGCTACCTTAAGAGATATTGCAGAACCAGTAAAATCTGTAAAAAAGGCCTCAAAAGCGCTCATGGAATCCACAATTATGGAGTTATGCAGTGGTAGACATCTGACAATTGAAGAGCTATCATCTCTCCTTAATCGAAATAAAGACACACTGAGAACACATTACATCATACCACTGCTGCATAAAGGAAAGCTTGAGCAGAAATACAAAAATGTCACCACCCATCCAAATCAGAAGTATCGGGCTGTAGATGAAAAAGAGAGAGAATGATCCGGAATCATTCAAAAGCTGTATTATAAATGAAGATTAATTATCGGAGATTAAATCTTATTTCCGGATGACCTCAGATGCTCCCTTGCAGCCGGTGTCGTCTCCCTGCCCTGAGGAGTTCTTTTTATAAATCCAATCTGGATGAGATATGGTTCATAGACATCCTCAATTGTCCTGACCTCCTCACCAACAGAAATAGCAATCGTTTTTACCCCGACAGGCCCCCCATCAAAGTCATCCGAAATTACGGATAAAATCCGCCTGTCAAGCTCATCAAGCCCGGTTTCATCGATCTGAAGCATAGAAAGCGCACCGGATGCGATCTCTTTCGTGACAGTACCGTCCCCCTTTACTGACGCATAGTCACGAACCCTTCTGAGCAGACGGTTAGCAATCCTCGGAGTCCCGCGGCTTCTGCCTGCAATCTCTGCAGCACCTTCACCGGTGATCTCAATTTTAAGAATAGAGGCACTCCTTAAGACAATTCTCCTGAGTTCTTCCGGATTATAAAGCGAAAGGCGTGATATTATGCCAAACCTGTCACGAAAAGGAGAACCCAAAAGTCCCTGTTTTGTCGTTGCACCAATGAGGGTGAAATGCTCAAGGTTTAACTTTACCGACCTCGCACTCGGCCCCTCTCCGATCATAATGTCAATGAAGAGGTCCTCCATTGCAGGGTAGAGGATCTCCTCCACAACGGAGTTTATCCTGTGAATCTCATCTATAAACAGAATATCCCCGCGTTTCAGTGCCGTCAGAAGTGCCGCAACGTCACCGGGTTTTTCAAGCACAGGTCCGGTAGTCGTCTTAATGGCAGATCCCATCTCATTTGCAATGATATTTGCAAGGGTCGTCTTGCCAAGCCCCGGCGGCCCTGAGAACAGGATATGATCAAGCGGTTCACCGCGGAGTTTTGCAGCTTCTATCGCTATCTTAAGCGATTCCCTCACCTGCTCCTGCCCTACAAAGCTTTCAAGACTATCAGGCCTTATAGTCACCTCATAAACGTCATCACCGGCAGATTCCGGTGAGACAATCCTTTCATCCATAACAGTCAGTATTCCTTAAGTTTTGCAAGTGAATCGCGTATAAGTTCCTGAAGAGAAATATCTCCGCTGGATGATGCTATAGTCTCAACAGCAGTTCTGGACTCCTTCTCCTGAAATCCAAGCGAGAGAAGGGCACTGACAGCATCGTTTATAACCGGAATTTTCGTTCCGGAATCAGGGGACGCTATCGTCTCGCTGATCCTCTTCATCTTATCCCGGAGTTCAAGAATCAGCCTCTTTGCACTCTTCGGCCCGATCCCGGATATTCTTGTCAGCACCTTTTCATCGTCATTTAATATCGCAAATGCAAACTCCTCAGTGCTGATCTGTGAAATAATATTCAGGGCGGTCTGAGGTCCGATTCCGGATACACTGATCAGAACCGAAAACATCTCAACCTCATTCTGGTGTATAGAGCCATAAAGCGAAACAGAGTCCTCTCTGACCACCATATTCGTATATACCCTGACGGGCCTCTCACCAGAGAGAGAAAGCTCATCAAGTGATAACTTTGGAAGATAGACCCTGTAGCCTACACCGCCGACATCCAGAACAGCCCATTTATCTCCGGTCTGTACCGGAATACCATATAGTTGTGCAATCATACTATCTCATCATGTGAATATGGCAGAGGGCTATCGAAAGCCCGTCTGCTGCATCATCCGGACGCGGAATCTTGTCAAGGCTAAGAAGCCTTCGGATCATATCCTGCATCTGACGCTTGTCGGCCCTGCCTGAACCTGTAACTGCCTGTTTGATCTGGTTAGGAGTAAATTCCGTTATAGGAATTGCCCTCTGCTCTGCCGCCAGAAGAATGATACCGCGTGCCTCACTGACACTCAGGGCAGTCGTGGTGTTCCTCGAAAAGAATAGCTTTTCAACTGCTACACAGTCAGCTTCATACTTTCCGAAGAGTTCTGAGAGGGCATTGTAAATCTCAAGAAGCCTCTCAGAACATCTTAGTTCACAACCGGTCTCGATGCACCCATATTCAAGAGCTGTAACCTTGCCCCTCTCCTCTTTAATCACGCCAAACCCGACACGGGCCAGACCAGGATCAATTCCTATTACAATCAATTGTTATTCAGCTTCCTTTGTATCCTTAAAATTAAATTCAGAAGAATAATAATCCAGGGGTATCAACCCGAAAAATATGACATCTTCAGGTCACATTTCATCTTCTGACTTCAGGGCATCCTTCTTCCGGTAGCCCTCAAGAAGAAGTGAATTTATATTCTTCACAGGCTTTTCTGTGGAGTCCTGAATATGAAATTCACAGAAGGGGCATGAAGTGACTACAATATCACATCCGGTCTTCTGAATCTCAGTGTCCCTTAACTTACCAAGGGCTGCCGCCTCATCAGGCAGACCTGACCTGACACCGCCGCCTGCACCACAGCATATAGAGGGCATCTCAACGAAATCATCGGTGATCATTCTGAGAATCTCCCTCGGTTCACTCTCCACGCCCTGCCCCCTCATAAGGTGGCATGGGTCATGATAAGTAACCTTTACATCAAGTTTCTCAGGGGGCTCAATACCAATCTCAGTTAACAGTTCGTTGATGTCAACAACCTCATACGGAGTATTATAGTCGTTTTTAAGGGTGGAGCCACATCCGGCACACATCGTCATCACCCTCTTAATGCCCCTCTTCTCAAAGCATTCGATGTTCTTTCTCTTAAGGTCATCAAGAAAGGACGTCTGTCCGGTTCGTATCAGCGGAGAGCCACAGCAGACCTGCTCCTTTGGAATTATTACCCTGACACCGTTTCTTTTCAGGACCTCAAGAGCGTCAAGACCGTTCTGCACAACCCTCATATTATACATGCAGCCGACAAAGAACCCAACCTCAGCCCTGACCTCACCGTCAGGTTCGATAACATCAGGAACCTGGCTGAATAAGGTCTCCTTCTGCACATCAACACTTCTTCCGGTAGCCTTTACAAGCTCTGCAACCTCCTGGTGCCTTGGAAGTGTGAAACCCTGCCGGTTAGCAAGCTCACGGAGTTTCTCTATCGCCTTATGGGGAATTCTTATATCCTTAGGGCAGACCTCAACACATTTCTGGCATGAAGTGCAGGTGAAAAGGCCTTCATCTACAGCGCCCGGAACAAGGTTTCTTATGTCCCTTGGATCAAGCTCAATCCTCATCTCCTGCCTCATCACAGTCGGCCCTTTAAAATCGACAACCTTCATTGCCGGACATGCAGACACGCAGCAGAGGCACTCGATACAGTCCCTTAAAGGCTTTATCACATCAATCTGCTCTTTTGTCGGAACCTCGCATGATTCACAGGGAACAACTCCCGGAATGTCCTTTAAAACCGGCTCAATATCCGTCACCAGGTCTTTTATCACCGGAAAATCAAGCGGCTCAATGACCATACCATCCACTGCCGCAGTCATACAGGCTAAAACAGGCTCACCATTCATCTTTATGGCACAGCTGCCGCACTGACCTGCCCGGCAGCAGTACCTGAACATTAATGTCTGGTCAAGATTATCCTTAACATAAATGAGGGCATCAAGAACCATCGCTCCGTCATTCAGTGATACATCATACTCCCTCAGCTCAGGTCTCTCATCAGTACCCGGAGTGAAGCGTGAGATCTTAAGACTAATGTCCTGCATCAGAGAACCTCCTTCTTCTCAATCCCTGACCGGGATATTGACTGGAAGGTATGCCCGAATGGTGATTTTTCCGGAGTCCACGCGGTTTCAATATCGGTTCTAACATGAGCACCGCGCGACTCTTCCCTCATAATTGCCCCTTTGACAATCAGTTCAGCCACCTCAAGCATATCCTGAACAGTCCAGCAGTCAATAAAAGAGCCTGATTCAGCAGCCTTTGGCTTTAACTTCTTCAGTTCTGCAATCTCCTTTAAAGCCGTCTTCAGTTTTTCCCCGGTTCTGAATATTCCGGCATCATCCCACATAACCCTCTTGAGCCGTCTCTTAATCTCAGCAGGGTTTGTATCGCCTGAGAGATATGAATCAAGCTTCTGCCTGATAATACCGATCTGGTGCTCATCAGCGACCTTCTCCATATCAGGTTCATTTCCGGCATAAAAGCCTGCACGCCTGCCAAACACCTGCGTGTCGGCAAGTGCATTGCCTCCCAGACGGTTGGCGCCATGAACTCCTCCGGCCACTTCCCCGCAGGCAAAAAGACCTTTTACAGTGGTCCTGCATTCCGGGGTTATCCTCAGTCCGCCCATAATATGGTGAGCAGTCGGTGCAACCTCCATAGGCTCGTTTCTGATGTCAACCCCCGACTGGAGGAACTGTTCAAGCATGACAGGCAGCTTCTCCTCAATATCCTTATCATCAAGATGGGAGACATCCAGATAGACGCCGCCCCTGTCAGTACCACGCCCTTCAGAAATTTCGGTTGCGATAGCACGCGAGACTACGTCCCTTGTGGACAGCTCCATCCTCTCAGGATCATACTTCTCCATGAAACGCCTTCCTTTGGAATCTTTGAGAAGACCACCCTCTCCGCGTACAGCCTCTGTAATAAGGCGCCCCCTTGCATCGTAAGGATGGACCGCACCGGTTGGATGAAACTGCACCATCTCCATATCTATCAGTTCCGCCCCGGCCCTGTAACCCATGGCAAATCCCTGCCCGTTTCCGGTGGCACAGTTGGTGGAGATGTCATAGACCTGTGTTCCGCCTCCGGTTGCAAGAACAACTGCGTCCGCTTCAATAATTACCAGATTTCCGTTTATATCAACCGCAGCAGCACCACAGACTATGTCTCCCCTCTTCAGAAGCTCAATGACCGTCACCTCAGCGAGAACCTTTACATCACTTATTCTGAGGCGTTCAATCAGGGTCATCATTATCTCATGACCGGTGCGATCCCCTGCATAGCATGTCCGGGGGAATCTCTGCCCTCCGAAAGGACGCTGTGCAATCTCCCGCTCCGCAGTCACATCAAATACAGCCCCCCATTTAACAAGGTCATTCATCCTCTCCGGAGA
The sequence above is a segment of the Methanoplanus limicola DSM 2279 genome. Coding sequences within it:
- a CDS encoding HEAT repeat domain-containing protein, with translation MKIFRISVLLSLLLIISLFAGCTGENSGDSEISGYIESLKSGTQEDKKKAAEALAERGEAAIPQLSAVLTSEDKQSATWAAVALTRMGEISVEPMIGLLSSGDENQREWAVNILACIGEPAYQPLIDVLNTGNQEETEGASLALIKIGGPALPLLSLELNTNPDANLAEIDSVIRSIYATAGLQERLANTTASDLASGDRTV
- a CDS encoding MBL fold metallo-hydrolase produces the protein MKITILTENSVIFASPFSGEHGFSALVEDGEKKILFDTGKTDLFAKNAEKMDIDVFEPEIIAFSHGHYDHTGGILHMIHTLQDAETGTEEGRQASDENNKTEIVAHPEFFRKRYAREEDHLRYIGNPFTREDLEKHFRITLTAKPVKLSENVVFLGEIRRIFDFEDPGDWSVYPDETGDKGFTVDTIPDDTALALRTDKGIFVLTGCSHSGICSIVEQAKTAFGEEQEIIGIMGGLHLAGLPDEKIKKTGEYLRDNVRGRIYPGHCTGFDEILKLSKYCDTGYSGVGIVLDLDSPDLQD
- a CDS encoding RNA-binding domain-containing protein, which gives rise to MYHKDFFDLDSLKEGFDVELKTALGRDKKGAVPESFWETYSAMANTSGGIIILGAQEKDESVVYHNLPKYGQMIQDIWNNLNNPKKVSVNILQNRNIKPKTYEGKNIIVVTVPQASRKQRPVYIGTNPLEGTYQRQNEGDYRCQPELVKQMLGEQANDTRDAVILENFTIDDIDKESYRIYRQQFSNLKPNHPFNECDEKEFLRQIGGWKRNRQNGKEGLTLAGLLMFGKFRSILDAVPNYIVDYQERENTDTRWVDRITLDGSWSGCLYDFYRTVMKKLSADLKVPFKLNGDERIEDTPVHEALREALVNTIIHADYSGNCSLLVVKRPDLFGFRNPGLMRIPKPEAIRGGISDCRNRNLQKMFQFIGLGEQAGSGFPKIYQNWQMQHWREPMLEERHGSNQTVFILKMTSLLPEEVLGALKSEFGESFRDLVNVERLAMVTAYSEGCVNHSRLKELSREHPHDITISLHNLVKQGLLASEGSGRNTFYYIPGRHPMGDEIFGGEICPKYSSEHLDNSSEHLDNSSEHLDNSSEHLDNSSEHLDNSSEHLATLRDIAEPVKSVKKASKALMESTIMELCSGRHLTIEELSSLLNRNKDTLRTHYIIPLLHKGKLEQKYKNVTTHPNQKYRAVDEKERE
- the ruvB gene encoding Holliday junction branch migration DNA helicase RuvB, which encodes MDERIVSPESAGDDVYEVTIRPDSLESFVGQEQVRESLKIAIEAAKLRGEPLDHILFSGPPGLGKTTLANIIANEMGSAIKTTTGPVLEKPGDVAALLTALKRGDILFIDEIHRINSVVEEILYPAMEDLFIDIMIGEGPSARSVKLNLEHFTLIGATTKQGLLGSPFRDRFGIISRLSLYNPEELRRIVLRSASILKIEITGEGAAEIAGRSRGTPRIANRLLRRVRDYASVKGDGTVTKEIASGALSMLQIDETGLDELDRRILSVISDDFDGGPVGVKTIAISVGEEVRTIEDVYEPYLIQIGFIKRTPQGRETTPAAREHLRSSGNKI
- the ruvA gene encoding Holliday junction branch migration protein RuvA codes for the protein MIAQLYGIPVQTGDKWAVLDVGGVGYRVYLPKLSLDELSLSGERPVRVYTNMVVREDSVSLYGSIHQNEVEMFSVLISVSGIGPQTALNIISQISTEEFAFAILNDDEKVLTRISGIGPKSAKRLILELRDKMKRISETIASPDSGTKIPVINDAVSALLSLGFQEKESRTAVETIASSSGDISLQELIRDSLAKLKEY
- the ruvC gene encoding crossover junction endodeoxyribonuclease RuvC, whose amino-acid sequence is MIVIGIDPGLARVGFGVIKEERGKVTALEYGCIETGCELRCSERLLEIYNALSELFGKYEADCVAVEKLFFSRNTTTALSVSEARGIILLAAEQRAIPITEFTPNQIKQAVTGSGRADKRQMQDMIRRLLSLDKIPRPDDAADGLSIALCHIHMMR
- the tfrB gene encoding fumarate reductase (CoM/CoB) subunit TfrB, with amino-acid sequence MQDISLKISRFTPGTDERPELREYDVSLNDGAMVLDALIYVKDNLDQTLMFRYCCRAGQCGSCAIKMNGEPVLACMTAAVDGMVIEPLDFPVIKDLVTDIEPVLKDIPGVVPCESCEVPTKEQIDVIKPLRDCIECLCCVSACPAMKVVDFKGPTVMRQEMRIELDPRDIRNLVPGAVDEGLFTCTSCQKCVEVCPKDIRIPHKAIEKLRELANRQGFTLPRHQEVAELVKATGRSVDVQKETLFSQVPDVIEPDGEVRAEVGFFVGCMYNMRVVQNGLDALEVLKRNGVRVIIPKEQVCCGSPLIRTGQTSFLDDLKRKNIECFEKRGIKRVMTMCAGCGSTLKNDYNTPYEVVDINELLTEIGIEPPEKLDVKVTYHDPCHLMRGQGVESEPREILRMITDDFVEMPSICCGAGGGVRSGLPDEAAALGKLRDTEIQKTGCDIVVTSCPFCEFHIQDSTEKPVKNINSLLLEGYRKKDALKSEDEM
- the tfrA gene encoding fumarate reductase (CoM/CoB) subunit TfrA, with translation MVSENSEYGDYNRKVLSCHVLVIGSGGSGTRAAIEASQFGETILVTRTIAGKGGCTTMAEGGYNAVMKEDDSCPMHEEDTLKGGAYLNDPKLVDVLVNESPERMNDLVKWGAVFDVTAEREIAQRPFGGQRFPRTCYAGDRTGHEIMMTLIERLRISDVKVLAEVTVIELLKRGDIVCGAAAVDINGNLVIIEADAVVLATGGGTQVYDISTNCATGNGQGFAMGYRAGAELIDMEMVQFHPTGAVHPYDARGRLITEAVRGEGGLLKDSKGRRFMEKYDPERMELSTRDVVSRAIATEISEGRGTDRGGVYLDVSHLDDKDIEEKLPVMLEQFLQSGVDIRNEPMEVAPTAHHIMGGLRITPECRTTVKGLFACGEVAGGVHGANRLGGNALADTQVFGRRAGFYAGNEPDMEKVADEHQIGIIRQKLDSYLSGDTNPAEIKRRLKRVMWDDAGIFRTGEKLKTALKEIAELKKLKPKAAESGSFIDCWTVQDMLEVAELIVKGAIMREESRGAHVRTDIETAWTPEKSPFGHTFQSISRSGIEKKEVL